The following are encoded in a window of Primulina eburnea isolate SZY01 chromosome 4, ASM2296580v1, whole genome shotgun sequence genomic DNA:
- the LOC140830746 gene encoding uncharacterized protein, whose amino-acid sequence MVRSKRITRSSNKARKENEASENALGQSKTSDLVQVDMEPPKAAVQGEDKIEISLDQAESGKDEETHNLEIKNAITVDNDEKEMMTEINDDNLAEEDLNSSEDDKIYSDDKIYSEESMWEDDEENLEEINEEDIVDNDENNVDLQTGPDESIDHHVENVETEDEAKKKKMQKKKKK is encoded by the coding sequence ATGGTGCGTTCCAAGAGAATTACTAGAAGCTCTAATAAAGCTCGTAAGGAGAATGAAGCTTCCGAAAATGCATTAGGTCAGTCAAAAACTTCTGATCTTGTTCAAGTGGACATGGAACCTCCCAAGGCTGCAGTTCAAGGTGAAGATAAAATAGAAATATCACTTGACCAGGCAGAAAGTGGGAAAGATGAAGAAACTCACAATTTAGAAATAAAAAATGCAATTACGGTGGACAATGATGAAAAAGAGATGATGACAGAAATAAATGATGATAATTTGGCTGAAGAGGACCTAAATAGTTCTGAAGATGATAAAATTTATTCTGATGATAAAATTTATTCTGAAGAAAGCATGTGGGAAGATGATGAAGAAAATCTTGAAGAAATCAATGAAGAAGATATTGTTGACAATGATGAGAATAATGTTGACTTACAAACAGGACCAGATGAGTCAATAGATCATCATGTGGAAAATGTGGAAACAGAAGATGAAgctaagaaaaagaaaatgcagaagaagaaaaagaaataa